The following are from one region of the Sorghum bicolor cultivar BTx623 chromosome 2, Sorghum_bicolor_NCBIv3, whole genome shotgun sequence genome:
- the LOC8054997 gene encoding enoyl-CoA hydratase 2, peroxisomal yields MAHSALATGPVSCAIDPAMVLSHKFPEVASAYDERDVALYALGVGACSADAADEKELQLVYHRDGQSSIKVLPTFISVLNAKTGDGFYMDVPGLHYDPALLLHGQQYMEIYRPIPSRANVANKIRIAGLHDRGKAAILEVETLTCLEGSGEALCMNRSTIYLRGAGGFSNSSQPFSYGTYPSNEVRDVTFPDSTPFAVYEDRTQKSQA; encoded by the exons ATGGCGCACTCCGCCTTGGCGACGGGCCCCGTCTCCTGCGCCATTGACCCTGCCATGGTTCTCTCTCACAAGTTCCCCGAG GTCGCGTCCGCGTACGATGAGAG GGATGTAGCACTGTACGCGCTGGGGGTGGGAGCTTGCAGTGCAGATGCAGCGGATGAGAAGGAGCTTCAGCTGGTGTACCACAGGGATGGGCAGTCTTCCATTAAG GTTTTACCTACTTTTATTTCTGTACTTAATGCAAAAACTGGCGATGGGTTTTACATGGATGTCCCTGGGCTTCA CTATGACCCAGCACTTTTACTGCATGGTCAGCAATACATGGAGATATATAGACCAATTCCTTCACGAGCTAAT GTTGCTAACAAGATTAGAATAGCTGGTTTGCATGATCGAG GGAAGGCCGCTATTCTTGAAGTTGAAACACTAACCTGCCTTGAAGGTTCTGGTGAAGCTTTGTGTATGAATAG GAGTACTATCTACTTGCGTGGTGCTGGTGGCTTCTCTAACTCTTCACAACCGTTCTCATATGGCACTTATCCTTCTAATGAGGTCAGAGATGTCACGTTTCCAGATTCCACACCTTTTGCTGTGTATGAAGATCGCACCCAGAAATCCCAGGCATGA
- the LOC8054998 gene encoding cation/H(+) antiporter 15 yields MARSVDCASDSSVKNVALDTLFLIVLQAAVVIALGKFIHLGLRRHNLPSATSQIIAGIIVGSLGLHDVIVHVDVENAEDTYGRYVSEARIFYMFYVGLEADVGALWNDMRRATVFTYASVATCLLLAAFVSGGMYGSMMHTPVRSPELLAAVLMLSIADTASVDVSRMASEMGLAATPSGRLVVATAIATNIICIVGEGVFSCMKLASSRTPDYSAPQRLGLGILALIKVGVAVTVLRVVVVAFFNRRNAGRHRVGNWELVLLLFAVSCVGNFPQRVGFDGMPVSLLLGLAFPREGPVARSIIETLAYPLHALALPFYFGAMGMRLNFSAMSGAILVPATLLTLLGLIGKCAGTMAAARFLQMPTADALRLGVLLNIKGHVNMIDMSFASSEGIWAEQALMAMVVGSMISTIIAGPVFAVVFRKEKEAYECSHQALEHMGTDQELRMLACVHGARGTPGMLSLLELLASKPHAQPTIHVLHFFDVARKHDGPRHYHQTVQDSEHKHMSRRKDATTQVNWAVDVFTCANGLVIRQIDTGDRGSAVNAKTIRRWTEDVRSGILLIPYHKEQHYDGTMVCRREDRRQLNLKVLEHAPCTTAILADRPFRRSGTSFQLPIKILTSNQGDEKVTTHVAAVFLGGPDDREAVAVACRLAKNESVRLTVVRFVLRESTDDRVATTSADIDGDVSVVVDDPDEECVSEFQREYVAKERAEYAEKAVTGPMDVVEALRGMAGAYALVVAGRGGRQPAELVVGLEGWAECAEVGPVGEILASDESLEMGSVLVVQQKTVPPFHLDLPPPAPAN; encoded by the exons ATGGCGCGATCCGTCGATTGCGCCTCCGACAGCTCGGTCAAGAACGTGGCGCTGGACACGCTGTTCCTCATCGTCCTCCAGGCGGCCGTCGTCATCGCGCTCGGCAAGTTCATACACCTCGGCCTCCGCCGCCACAACCTGCCCAGCGCTACCTCCCAGATCATC GCGGGGATCATCGTGGGGAGCCTGGGCCTGCACGACGTGATCGTGCACGTCGACGTGGAGAACGCGGAGGACACCTACGGCCGCTACGTGTCGGAGGCGCGCATCTTCTACATGTTCTACGTCGGCCTGGAGGCGGACGTCGGCGCGCTGTGGAACGACATGCGCCGGGCCACCGTCTTCACGTACGCGAGCGTCGCCACCTGCCTGCTCCTCGCGGCCTTCGTCTCCGGCGGCATGTACGGCAGCATGATGCACACCCCGGTGAGGTCGCCCGAGCTGCTGGCCGCGGTGCTCATGCTGTCCATCGCCGACACCGCCTCCGTCGACGTCTCGCGGATGGCCAGCGAGATGGGGCTCGCGGCCACGCCCAGCGGCCGCCTCGTCGTCGCCACGGCGATCGCGACCAACATCATCTGCATCGTCGGCGAGGGGGTGTTCTCCTGCATGAAGCTGGCCTCCAGCAGGACCCCGGACTACAGCGCCCCGCAGCGGCTGGGGCTGGGCATCCTCGCGCTCATCAAGGTGGGCGTCGCCGTGACGGTGCTCCGGGTCGTCGTGGTGGCGTTCTTCAACCGGCGCAACGCGGGGCGGCACCGCGTCGGCAACTGGGAGCTGGTGCTGCTGCTCTTCGCCGTGTCGTGCGTCGGCAACTTCCCGCAGCGCGTGGGGTTCGACGGGATGCCGGTGAGCCTCCTGCTAGGGCTTGCGTTCCCCAGGGAAGGCCCCGTGGCGAGGAGCATCATCGAAACGCTGGCGTACCCGCTCCACGCCCTCGCGCTGCCCTTCTACTTCGGCGCCATGGGGATGCGGCTTAACTTCAGCGCCATGTCGGGCGCCATCCTGGTGCCGGCGACCCTCCTGACGCTGCTCGGCTTGATCGGCAAGTGCGCCGGaaccatggccgccgccaggtTCCTCCAGATGCCGACCGCCGACGCCCTGCGCTTGGGCGTCCTGCTCAACATCAAGGGCCACGTCAACATGATCGACATGAGCTTCGCCAGTTCCGAAGGG ATCTGGGCGGAACAGGCGCTGATGGCGATGGTCGTCGGCAGCATGATCAGCACCATAATCGCGGGGCCAGTGTTCGCCGTGGTGTTCCGCAAGGAGAAAGAGGCGTACGAGTGCAGCCACCAGGCGCTGGAACACATGGGCACGGACCAGGAGCTGCGCATGCTCGCCTGCGTGCACGGCGCGCGCGGCACGCCGGGCATGCTCAGCCTGCTGGAGCTGCTGGCGAGCAAGCCCCACGCGCAGCCCACCATCCACGTCCTGCACTTCTTCGACGTCGCGCGCAAGCACGACGGCCCCAGGCACTACCACCAGACGGTCCAGGACAGCGAGCATAAGCACATGAGCCGCCGCAAGGACGCCACCACGCAGGTGAACTGGGCCGTCGACGTGTTCACCTGCGCCAACGGACTCGTCATCCGCCAGATTGACACCGGTGACCGCGGCAGCGCCGTGAACGCCAAGACCATCCGCCGCTGGACGGAGGACGTCCGCTCGGGCATCCTGCTGATTCCCTACCACAAGGAGCAGCACTACGACGGCACCATGGTCTGCCGGCGCGAGGACCGCCGCCAGCTCAACCTCAAGGTGCTAGAGCACGCGCCGTGCACCACGGCCATTCTCGCCGACCGCCCGTTCCGGAGAAGCGGCACCAGCTTCCAGCTGCCGATCAAGATACTGACAAGCAACCAGGGCGACGAGAAGGTGACGACCCACGTCGCCGCCGTCTTCCTCGGCGGCCCGGACGACCGCGAGGCCGTTGCCGTCGCCTGCCGCCTCGCCAAGAACGAGTCCGTCAGGCTCACAGTCGTCCGCTTCGTGCTCCGCGAAAGCACGGACGACCGCGTCGCGACGACGAGCGCCGACATCGACGGGGATGTGTCCGTGGTCGTCGACGACCCGGACGAGGAGTGCGTGTCGGAGTTCCAGCGCGAGTACGTGGCGAAGGAGCGCGCGGAGTACGCGGAGAAGGCGGTGACGGGGCCCATGGACGTGGTGGAGGCACTGCGCGGGATGGCCGGCGCGTATGCGCTGGTGGTGGCGGGGCGTGGCGGGCGGCAGCCGGCGGAGCTGGTGGTAGGGCTGGAAGGGTGGGCGGAGTGCGCGGAGGTAGGCCCGGTCGGGGAGATCCTGGCCTCGGACGAGTCGCTGGAGATGGGCTCCGTGCTTGTTGTGCAGCAGAAGACCGTGCCCCCGTTCCACCTGGACCTGCCGCCGCCTGCTCCGGCGAACTGA